The following coding sequences are from one Virgibacillus necropolis window:
- a CDS encoding ABC transporter ATP-binding protein has translation MTDKVLDVDNLHVSFRTHDGEVKATRGVSFELEKGETLAIVGESGSGKSVTAKSLMRVLPKQNSMIKDGQILYEGKDLLKYSEKEMEKIRGSEISMVFQDPMTSLNPTMPIGKQIMEGLKKHQELSKKEASKKAKELLELVGIPNAKERMKEYPHQFSGGMRQRVVIAIALACNPKVLIADEPTTALDVTIQAQILDLMRDLQKKTGTAIIIITHDLGVVANMAQRVAVMYAGEIIETGTVDEIFFEPKHPYTWGLLLSMPKLHANRSVPLIPISGTPPDLAHLPEGCPFAARCPHVMDVCHSFLPDKTSVSQTHTVSCWLEDERAPRVKRPDEVGG, from the coding sequence ATGACAGATAAAGTTTTAGATGTAGATAATCTTCACGTTTCCTTTCGAACTCATGATGGGGAGGTAAAAGCTACCCGTGGTGTCAGCTTTGAATTGGAAAAAGGGGAGACTTTGGCAATTGTTGGAGAGTCTGGTTCGGGGAAATCAGTGACAGCCAAAAGCTTAATGAGGGTTCTCCCAAAACAAAATAGTATGATTAAAGACGGTCAAATTCTTTATGAAGGAAAAGATTTATTAAAATATAGTGAAAAAGAAATGGAAAAGATTCGTGGATCGGAAATTTCAATGGTCTTTCAAGATCCCATGACTTCACTAAATCCAACCATGCCTATTGGAAAACAAATTATGGAAGGATTAAAAAAGCATCAAGAACTAAGCAAAAAAGAAGCGTCAAAAAAAGCTAAGGAACTTCTTGAGCTGGTTGGAATTCCTAATGCCAAAGAACGGATGAAAGAATATCCTCATCAATTTTCAGGCGGTATGCGGCAGAGGGTAGTTATCGCTATAGCACTGGCTTGCAATCCAAAAGTGTTAATTGCCGACGAACCTACCACCGCCCTTGATGTAACCATTCAAGCTCAAATTTTAGACTTGATGAGGGATCTACAAAAGAAAACAGGAACCGCGATTATTATCATTACTCATGATCTTGGTGTGGTCGCTAACATGGCGCAACGTGTAGCAGTTATGTATGCTGGGGAAATTATCGAAACGGGAACGGTAGATGAGATTTTCTTTGAACCAAAACACCCTTACACATGGGGGCTATTATTATCTATGCCAAAGTTACATGCGAATCGTTCTGTACCGCTAATTCCAATTTCAGGCACTCCACCCGACCTAGCTCATCTACCAGAAGGCTGTCCTTTTGCGGCTCGTTGTCCACACGTTATGGATGTGTGTCACAGTTTTTTACCCGATAAGACCTCGGTCTCACAGACACACACCGTCTCATGTTGGTTGGAAGATGAGCGTGCACCTCGGGTGAAGAGGCCTGATGAGGTAGGAGGTTAA
- the opp3C gene encoding oligopeptide ABC transporter permease encodes MRADKKEVTQDMFVPSPVDSSKREEIAGPPVTFWKEAWRRLRKNRGAFLGLITIIVLVVISLAGPYMNEYSYVDQDLMRSNLPPLVPGLEWLGLNGEDANGTNLYEERGITKASWFGTDEFGRDLWTRVWKGTQISLFIALVAALLDLIIGVVYGGISSFYGGRVDNFMQRIIEVLMGIPNLVVIILFIIILEPGITSIIIAMIITGWVGMARVVRGQILQLKGQEFILAARNLGTSNRKIIWKHLIPNVMGPIIVTLMFTIPTAIFFEAFLSFIGLGLQPPLASLGVLIEDGYKSMRFFPYKLLFPAIVISLIMISFNVLADGLRDALDPKMRR; translated from the coding sequence ATGAGAGCAGACAAAAAGGAAGTTACCCAGGATATGTTTGTCCCATCTCCAGTTGATTCTAGTAAAAGGGAAGAAATTGCAGGTCCACCTGTAACCTTTTGGAAAGAAGCTTGGAGAAGATTAAGAAAAAATAGGGGAGCATTTTTGGGACTTATTACTATTATAGTACTGGTCGTGATTTCGTTGGCTGGACCTTATATGAATGAATATTCATACGTTGATCAAGACCTGATGCGATCAAACCTGCCTCCGCTTGTACCTGGTTTAGAATGGTTGGGATTGAATGGCGAGGATGCTAACGGAACGAATCTATATGAGGAGAGAGGGATTACGAAAGCTTCTTGGTTTGGAACGGATGAATTTGGTCGCGATTTATGGACTAGGGTATGGAAGGGTACACAAATTTCTTTGTTTATCGCTCTTGTTGCTGCCCTATTAGATTTAATTATCGGAGTCGTTTATGGTGGGATTTCTTCCTTTTATGGCGGGCGTGTAGACAATTTTATGCAACGGATCATAGAAGTACTTATGGGAATTCCAAATTTGGTTGTCATTATTCTATTTATCATCATTCTTGAGCCAGGCATTACCTCCATTATTATAGCTATGATTATTACAGGATGGGTAGGTATGGCGCGTGTCGTTCGAGGGCAAATTTTGCAGCTGAAAGGACAAGAATTTATCCTAGCTGCTCGCAATTTGGGTACTTCAAATAGAAAAATAATATGGAAGCATTTAATCCCTAACGTTATGGGACCAATTATTGTAACATTAATGTTTACTATTCCAACAGCTATCTTTTTTGAAGCATTTTTGAGTTTTATCGGGCTTGGGTTACAACCACCTTTAGCTTCACTAGGTGTCTTAATCGAAGACGGTTATAAATCGATGCGTTTCTTTCCGTACAAATTATTATTTCCGGCGATTGTTATAAGTCTCATTATGATTAGCTTTAACGTCTTAGCAGACGGACTACGAGATGCGCTAGATCCTAAAATGAGGAGATAA
- the opp3b gene encoding oligopeptide ABC transporter permease, with protein sequence MKGYIIQRIGYMLLTLFIVITVTFFLVKLLPGTPFSNPEKLSEQQLILMNEKYGLDKPVAIQYLKYVGNLVTGDLGLSYQYDGRSVNSILSGRIGPSALIGSQALILGTLIGLILGIISALRHNSFLDYGSVFIAVLGMSVPSFVFAALMQYYIGVKLGWLPAALWQGYEYTIMPSIALSVMVVATVARFIRTEMLEVLGQDYIITAKAKGISEKGVLLKHVIRNAIIPVVTMLGPLAVAIMTGTLVIEKIFAVPGLGEQFTKSVLVNDYSVIMGITLMYSALFIGVVLLVDILYGIIDPRISIKGGHKK encoded by the coding sequence GTGAAAGGTTATATTATTCAACGAATAGGTTATATGCTTTTAACCTTGTTTATCGTAATAACGGTTACCTTTTTTCTCGTCAAACTTCTTCCAGGTACACCATTCAGTAATCCAGAAAAGTTATCCGAACAACAGTTGATTTTAATGAATGAAAAATATGGACTAGATAAACCGGTAGCGATTCAGTACTTAAAATATGTAGGAAACCTAGTAACAGGTGATCTAGGTCTCTCCTATCAATATGATGGGCGTTCAGTGAACAGTATTCTTAGTGGACGAATTGGTCCATCAGCCCTAATTGGTTCCCAAGCACTTATTTTAGGAACATTAATTGGTTTAATTCTCGGAATTATTTCAGCTCTACGGCATAATAGTTTTTTAGATTATGGTTCCGTATTCATCGCGGTACTTGGAATGTCCGTTCCATCCTTTGTCTTTGCTGCTTTAATGCAATATTATATCGGGGTTAAACTAGGTTGGTTACCAGCAGCGTTGTGGCAAGGATATGAATATACCATTATGCCTTCAATTGCCCTTTCCGTTATGGTTGTTGCTACAGTGGCCCGTTTTATTCGAACAGAAATGCTGGAAGTTCTAGGACAAGATTATATCATAACGGCTAAAGCAAAAGGTATCAGTGAAAAGGGTGTTTTACTTAAACATGTCATTCGTAATGCTATTATTCCAGTTGTGACAATGCTTGGACCTTTAGCCGTAGCGATCATGACAGGAACGTTAGTCATAGAAAAAATATTCGCAGTGCCTGGTCTAGGAGAACAATTCACGAAGTCCGTATTAGTGAATGATTATAGTGTCATTATGGGCATTACATTAATGTACAGTGCCCTATTTATCGGAGTTGTTTTATTAGTAGATATCTTATACGGAATTATTGACCCACGAATTAGTATAAAAGGGGGTCATAAGAAATGA
- a CDS encoding peptide ABC transporter substrate-binding protein: MKKRLLTKLLILMFIVGLVLTGCNFNSSEESTDTPEATKEDSAKDAGVEQVLNMSESAEIPTMDSVHAHDGVSFTALNNVKEGLYRLGLEHNAVLAIAKDHQASEDGLVHTFTLRDAKWSNGDPVTAHDFVYAWQRIFKDTGHYASMFETAKILNATEIINGDKQAEELGVKALDDKTLEVTLSGPNPLLPQNLTFPSFLPQNQEFVESQGDQYALEASNMLYNGPFVLSEWKHDQSWQYKKNPDYWDAETVKLEEINTFVVKEASTELNLYETHELDRVDLTAATVDEYQDDETFSFVDDAEIRFLRFNHTLEALGNENIRRAIDMGWDKKAHAEVILNNGSKPLYALVPKGFSTSPDGKGFRDLNGPFNQGTFEEAQAFLDKGLEEIGKETATISIMSSDDESMMKTAEYLKNQLETNLSGLKVEIKVVPFQQRLELEKAIDYGISISSWGPDYNDPMTYLGMWVTDGSANRMGYSNPEYDALIEKINEEQNPTDRYAMMLEAEKILFEDAAIGPAYQVTNAVLQRLYVKDLAYHPSGAEFSFKWAYIKK; this comes from the coding sequence ATGAAAAAGCGGTTGTTGACCAAGCTGTTGATTTTAATGTTTATTGTAGGTCTAGTGCTCACCGGTTGTAATTTTAATTCATCAGAAGAAAGTACCGATACTCCAGAAGCAACGAAGGAGGATAGTGCGAAGGATGCTGGTGTGGAACAAGTTTTAAATATGTCAGAGAGTGCAGAAATTCCAACGATGGATTCTGTTCATGCTCATGATGGGGTCTCATTTACAGCTTTGAACAATGTTAAGGAAGGTCTGTATCGCTTAGGACTAGAACATAATGCAGTTTTAGCTATCGCAAAAGATCATCAGGCTAGTGAAGATGGGTTAGTACACACTTTTACGCTTCGTGATGCGAAGTGGAGTAATGGCGACCCTGTTACTGCTCATGACTTCGTTTACGCATGGCAGAGAATATTTAAAGATACGGGACACTATGCGAGTATGTTTGAAACCGCAAAGATTCTCAATGCAACGGAAATCATAAATGGAGATAAGCAGGCTGAAGAACTAGGGGTTAAAGCACTTGATGACAAAACCCTTGAAGTTACCCTGTCTGGTCCTAACCCACTTTTACCACAAAATTTAACTTTTCCTTCATTCCTACCACAAAATCAAGAATTCGTTGAGAGTCAAGGAGACCAATATGCTCTAGAAGCCAGCAACATGTTATACAACGGTCCATTTGTTCTATCAGAATGGAAACACGATCAAAGCTGGCAATATAAGAAAAATCCTGATTATTGGGATGCGGAAACAGTAAAGTTAGAAGAGATCAATACATTTGTAGTAAAGGAAGCATCAACAGAATTAAACCTTTATGAAACACATGAGCTTGACCGTGTAGACCTAACTGCAGCCACTGTTGATGAGTATCAGGACGACGAAACATTTAGTTTTGTTGACGATGCTGAAATCAGATTCCTTCGCTTTAACCATACCCTTGAAGCTTTAGGAAATGAAAATATTCGGCGTGCGATTGATATGGGTTGGGATAAAAAAGCTCATGCTGAGGTCATTCTTAATAATGGATCAAAGCCTTTATATGCACTAGTACCAAAGGGATTCTCTACTTCTCCAGATGGCAAAGGTTTTCGTGATTTAAATGGACCCTTCAATCAAGGAACATTTGAAGAAGCACAAGCATTTTTGGACAAAGGTTTAGAGGAAATTGGTAAAGAAACTGCGACAATTTCCATTATGTCTTCAGATGATGAATCTATGATGAAGACTGCGGAATACCTGAAAAACCAATTAGAAACCAATTTGTCAGGACTAAAAGTGGAGATTAAGGTTGTTCCTTTCCAGCAACGTTTAGAATTAGAAAAAGCGATAGATTATGGTATCTCAATTTCTTCGTGGGGACCAGATTATAATGACCCAATGACATACCTTGGAATGTGGGTCACCGACGGTTCAGCAAATAGAATGGGTTACTCCAACCCTGAATATGATGCTCTTATAGAAAAGATAAATGAAGAACAGAATCCTACCGATCGGTATGCAATGATGTTAGAGGCTGAAAAAATATTATTCGAAGATGCTGCAATCGGTCCAGCATATCAAGTAACCAATGCTGTACTTCAACGTTTATACGTTAAAGACTTAGCTTACCATCCAAGTGGTGCCGAATTTAGTTTCAAATGGGCATACATCAAAAAATAA
- a CDS encoding DUF3899 domain-containing protein has protein sequence MVRKTLLIILGILCFSTFISFLTDYSINLLGWVNSLFYCSLLLTIVGGAMLVIQGGFFNGMIRSSKRFFQKSNPVVRVLQDSEGTKEDIRPYSVSFTLTSPFLLAGSILLVFSILFSLVISF, from the coding sequence ATGGTTCGCAAGACTCTACTAATCATTTTAGGAATACTTTGTTTTTCAACCTTTATCTCTTTTCTCACGGATTATTCTATTAATCTATTAGGTTGGGTCAACAGTCTTTTTTATTGTTCACTTCTTCTGACCATTGTCGGTGGAGCGATGCTTGTTATACAGGGTGGATTTTTTAATGGAATGATAAGGAGTTCTAAACGATTCTTCCAAAAATCAAATCCTGTAGTGCGAGTACTGCAGGATAGTGAAGGCACAAAGGAAGATATAAGGCCTTACAGCGTTTCATTCACGCTAACTTCCCCATTCTTGTTAGCAGGTAGCATTTTATTAGTATTTTCTATTTTGTTTTCTTTGGTTATTTCTTTTTAG
- a CDS encoding 3'-5' exonuclease has product MNFISIDFETANEKRHSACAIGIVVANETGIVEEFYSLINPLMDFSSFNIRVHGITEADVIDAPTFAELWPKFESYLTGNVVIAHNASFDMSVLRKSLDYFNLTYPEMEYLCTVEISKRIWPDLMNHRLNTVASHHNILFEHHHALEDARVAALILIEAIREHNASDLDDFVKNCSMKKGRMYERGYITPKINPKRHKKRMYF; this is encoded by the coding sequence ATGAATTTCATTTCAATAGATTTTGAAACTGCAAACGAAAAACGTCACAGCGCATGTGCGATTGGTATTGTAGTTGCAAATGAAACAGGGATAGTTGAAGAGTTTTATAGTTTGATCAATCCGCTTATGGATTTCAGTTCCTTTAATATCAGGGTTCATGGTATCACTGAAGCCGATGTAATTGATGCACCAACTTTTGCCGAGTTATGGCCAAAATTTGAGTCCTATTTAACAGGTAATGTTGTTATAGCCCATAATGCTAGTTTTGATATGAGTGTACTGCGAAAGAGTTTGGATTATTTCAATCTTACATATCCTGAGATGGAGTATTTGTGTACAGTGGAGATTTCAAAACGTATATGGCCGGATCTAATGAATCATCGGCTAAATACGGTGGCTTCACACCATAATATCTTATTTGAACATCATCATGCTTTAGAGGATGCACGTGTAGCCGCGTTAATTTTAATCGAAGCAATCAGGGAACACAATGCGAGCGATCTAGATGATTTTGTGAAAAATTGCAGTATGAAAAAAGGTAGAATGTATGAACGCGGCTATATTACACCTAAAATTAATCCTAAAAGACATAAGAAAAGAATGTATTTTTGA
- a CDS encoding S8 family peptidase gives MKNCFQVIPYQVIQQVDQVENEIPKGVELIQASKVWDDTKGKSITVAVLDTGCDVDHPDLSDRIIGGKNFTDDDSSDPEIFIDHAGHGTHVAGTIAASQNDSGVTGVAPEASLLIVKVLNKDGSGQYDWIINGINFAIEQKVDIISMSLGGPNDHAELYKAIKSAVENNILVVCAAGNGGDGDDSTDEFAYPGSYNEVISVGAIDFKRRSSEFTNSNNEVDLVTPGEKILSTYPDGKYATLSGTSMSAPHASGALALIKVLAHNYFERELSEPELYAQLIKRTVPLGLSPMLEGNGLLYLTAPTYLSKIFDQELKSSVMKKLE, from the coding sequence ATGAAAAACTGTTTTCAAGTTATTCCATATCAAGTGATTCAACAAGTAGACCAAGTCGAGAACGAAATTCCTAAAGGTGTTGAACTTATTCAGGCTTCAAAAGTTTGGGATGACACAAAAGGAAAAAGTATTACAGTAGCAGTTCTTGATACAGGATGTGATGTTGACCATCCCGATTTATCGGATCGTATCATTGGCGGAAAAAATTTCACAGATGACGATTCTAGCGATCCGGAAATTTTTATCGATCATGCTGGTCATGGTACTCACGTAGCTGGAACAATCGCTGCCAGTCAAAATGATTCAGGTGTAACCGGGGTCGCTCCAGAAGCAAGCCTCCTCATTGTAAAGGTACTCAACAAAGATGGTTCAGGTCAATATGATTGGATCATTAATGGAATTAATTTTGCCATTGAACAAAAAGTAGACATCATTTCCATGTCTCTTGGAGGACCAAATGATCATGCGGAACTTTATAAAGCAATCAAATCTGCAGTTGAGAACAATATTCTTGTTGTTTGTGCTGCAGGAAATGGGGGTGATGGCGATGATTCGACAGATGAATTCGCCTATCCGGGAAGCTATAATGAAGTTATCAGTGTAGGTGCTATTGATTTTAAACGGCGTTCCTCCGAGTTTACCAATTCCAATAATGAAGTGGATTTGGTAACACCAGGTGAAAAAATCTTATCCACATACCCGGATGGAAAATATGCCACCTTGAGCGGAACATCCATGTCAGCCCCTCATGCTTCAGGGGCATTAGCATTAATAAAAGTTTTGGCACACAACTATTTTGAACGAGAACTTTCGGAACCAGAACTTTATGCACAATTAATCAAACGGACTGTTCCCCTAGGGCTGTCACCGATGCTCGAAGGAAATGGGCTATTGTATTTAACTGCTCCTACCTATTTATCTAAAATTTTTGATCAAGAACTCAAATCGTCGGTTATGAAAAAATTGGAGTAG
- a CDS encoding glycerate kinase, whose protein sequence is MKVLIAIDSFKESISSIKGSEAISKGIKEVYQDSEIVTLPLADGGEGTVDSLVHATEGQLIKMKVTGPLNEKLEAIYGILGDDKTAVIEVASACGLPLIPEKYRNPLLTTTYGVGELISDALDKGCNNFVIGLGGSATNDAGVGMLRALGFHFMDRHNNEVGFGGKVLEDIHKINTEYVNPRLEGCVFNVACDVNNLLYGTEGAAYIFGPQKGASEDMVKELDTGLKHFAHVVLRDLGQDIHNIKGAGAAGGLGAAFYGFLNANLQSGIELILDHIGMKAHMQGADFVITGEGKMDGQTSMGKAPLGVAQMAKKNNIPVIALAGGVTDETSELNELGVTSYFSITSAPMSLEEAMTWKTTYNNLQSTSKQLFRLIRASR, encoded by the coding sequence GTGAAAGTTTTAATTGCTATAGACTCATTTAAAGAAAGCATTTCTTCTATAAAAGGAAGTGAAGCCATTTCAAAAGGAATCAAGGAAGTATATCAAGATTCAGAGATTGTGACACTTCCCTTAGCGGACGGGGGAGAAGGCACGGTAGATTCGTTGGTTCATGCAACAGAGGGACAATTGATAAAAATGAAGGTTACTGGACCTTTGAATGAAAAGTTAGAGGCTATATATGGGATTTTAGGAGATGATAAAACGGCTGTTATTGAAGTAGCGTCTGCATGTGGGCTTCCACTTATTCCTGAAAAGTATCGTAATCCTTTATTGACAACTACTTATGGGGTGGGTGAACTTATTTCGGATGCTTTAGATAAAGGGTGCAACAATTTTGTGATAGGATTGGGGGGGAGTGCTACAAACGATGCAGGTGTTGGTATGCTTCGAGCTTTAGGTTTCCATTTCATGGATCGACATAATAATGAAGTAGGGTTTGGCGGAAAAGTATTGGAAGATATTCATAAAATTAATACAGAATATGTCAATCCTAGATTAGAAGGATGTGTATTTAACGTAGCTTGCGATGTAAATAATCTTCTATATGGAACTGAAGGGGCAGCTTATATTTTTGGTCCACAAAAAGGGGCATCAGAAGACATGGTGAAGGAGCTTGATACGGGCCTAAAACACTTTGCTCATGTTGTTCTACGCGATTTAGGCCAAGATATACATAATATAAAAGGTGCAGGAGCTGCTGGCGGATTGGGAGCAGCCTTTTATGGTTTTTTAAATGCAAATCTGCAGTCAGGAATTGAACTTATTTTAGATCATATTGGTATGAAAGCCCATATGCAAGGGGCTGACTTTGTGATAACCGGCGAGGGAAAGATGGATGGTCAGACATCAATGGGAAAAGCTCCACTTGGAGTGGCACAAATGGCAAAGAAAAATAACATTCCTGTTATTGCTTTGGCAGGTGGTGTAACTGATGAAACTTCTGAATTAAATGAACTTGGTGTTACCTCTTATTTTTCAATAACGAGTGCCCCAATGTCATTGGAGGAGGCAATGACTTGGAAAACGACATATAATAATTTGCAATCAACATCAAAGCAATTATTTCGGTTGATAAGAGCATCAAGATAA
- a CDS encoding tartrate dehydrogenase, whose protein sequence is MNETKKFRLAVIPGDGIGKEVVREGLRVLDHLAEESNGRFAFESDFFPWGCEYYLENGSMMDENGVEKLKDYDAIYFGAVGFPGVPDHISLWGLRIAICQGLDQWANIRPVEFLPGIPRRLNHPDVDSLNWVLIRENSEGEYSGVGGRNFSGRGPGKEVAVQSSLFTEHGCERIIRYAFDLARTRKRKKVTSVTKSNAQQYGMVLWDEVFVRVSKDYPDVETDQWLVDAMAAQFVLHPEELEVVVASNLFADILSDLGSALSGSLGIAASANLNPEGRNPSMFESVHGSAPDIAGKGIANPIGTIGSASLMLDHLGLTDESKRLDTAIEDTTRQGVLTRDLGGTYSTVQITDAIIKNLSEVKTKV, encoded by the coding sequence ATGAATGAAACAAAGAAATTTCGCTTAGCTGTTATTCCGGGTGATGGTATTGGAAAAGAAGTAGTTCGAGAAGGGTTAAGGGTACTTGATCACTTAGCTGAAGAATCAAATGGTCGGTTTGCTTTTGAAAGCGATTTCTTTCCTTGGGGCTGCGAATATTATTTAGAAAATGGTAGCATGATGGATGAAAATGGAGTTGAAAAGCTAAAGGATTACGATGCAATTTATTTCGGAGCAGTTGGATTTCCTGGGGTGCCTGATCATATCAGTCTATGGGGATTGCGTATAGCTATTTGTCAGGGACTAGATCAATGGGCTAATATCCGTCCTGTTGAATTTTTGCCTGGAATTCCAAGACGACTTAATCACCCTGACGTAGATTCATTAAATTGGGTATTAATCCGTGAAAACTCTGAAGGAGAATATTCAGGTGTAGGTGGACGGAATTTTTCTGGACGTGGCCCTGGAAAAGAAGTTGCAGTTCAATCATCCCTCTTTACGGAACATGGATGTGAAAGGATTATTCGTTATGCATTTGATCTTGCTAGAACACGTAAAAGAAAAAAAGTAACAAGTGTTACGAAGAGTAATGCTCAGCAGTATGGAATGGTATTGTGGGATGAAGTATTTGTCCGTGTAAGTAAAGATTATCCTGATGTTGAAACAGATCAATGGCTTGTAGATGCAATGGCTGCCCAATTTGTATTGCATCCGGAAGAATTAGAAGTAGTAGTCGCTTCAAATTTATTTGCAGATATATTATCGGATTTAGGAAGCGCCCTTTCTGGAAGTTTAGGAATAGCTGCAAGTGCTAATCTTAATCCAGAAGGTCGTAATCCAAGTATGTTTGAATCTGTCCATGGGTCAGCTCCGGATATTGCTGGAAAAGGAATAGCCAATCCAATCGGTACAATTGGAAGTGCATCACTTATGTTAGATCATTTAGGACTAACAGATGAATCGAAGCGCTTAGACACAGCGATTGAAGACACAACACGTCAAGGTGTTCTTACTCGTGATTTAGGTGGAACATATAGTACAGTTCAAATAACAGATGCTATCATAAAAAATCTTTCCGAAGTTAAAACAAAAGTTTAA
- a CDS encoding SLC13 family permease, with protein MTFAKAFWSQMWTWNDQVKGMMKAILSFNLMAKLSGSENTAAPLENNPANRNKQQQKKPSNYTKPQLIGLFAGPALFILIKLFISPNEMSNEAVTVLASVAWVATWWVTEALPIPITSLLPLLLFPLTGVMETGAVSASYGDPLIFLFAGSFMIAPTMEKWNLHKRIALSIIAFIGTNPNTIILGFMVATAFLSMWISNTATTMMMVPISLAVTKQVSDSLKNNTVIDTSPGNFPFGTALMLGTAYSATIGGFGSLVGAPANIILAATVNNLYGVEISFARWMLFGVPMVIILIPIVWFYLIKIAFPMNVKNIPGGRDIVKKDLKNLGKMNYEEKVILTVFTLTALAWITRGFVLNKFIPGIDDTIIALLGGLILFLIPAKSKEGNILDWDTVLKLPWGILWLFGGGLALAAGIMNSGLDKWIGGQLTNFSNVPIFITIALIVGLITMLTEFTSNTATATMVYPIVAAAAASLGTDPIVLMVAACMGATFAFMFPVAAPPNAIVFATGYIKMGSMAKAGIWLNLLGIIFSVIIVYFYVPILFGGLM; from the coding sequence ATGACATTTGCAAAAGCATTTTGGTCTCAAATGTGGACATGGAATGATCAAGTAAAAGGAATGATGAAAGCAATATTAAGTTTCAATCTTATGGCAAAACTGTCAGGGTCCGAAAATACTGCAGCACCACTTGAAAATAATCCAGCAAACAGAAACAAACAACAACAAAAGAAACCATCTAATTATACAAAACCGCAATTGATTGGTTTATTTGCTGGACCAGCACTATTTATTTTGATTAAGTTATTTATATCTCCAAATGAAATGTCAAATGAGGCTGTAACAGTTCTTGCTTCAGTAGCTTGGGTCGCTACATGGTGGGTAACAGAAGCTCTCCCTATTCCGATAACATCACTACTTCCGTTATTACTGTTCCCTCTCACAGGTGTTATGGAGACAGGGGCAGTGTCAGCCTCATACGGCGATCCATTAATCTTCCTTTTTGCAGGAAGCTTCATGATAGCGCCGACAATGGAAAAGTGGAATCTCCACAAACGTATTGCGCTTTCCATCATAGCTTTTATTGGGACTAATCCAAATACTATAATTCTTGGATTTATGGTTGCCACAGCATTCTTATCAATGTGGATTTCAAATACCGCTACAACAATGATGATGGTTCCTATTAGCTTAGCGGTAACAAAACAGGTATCTGATTCTTTGAAAAACAATACTGTAATTGATACCTCGCCAGGGAACTTTCCGTTTGGAACTGCTTTGATGCTTGGTACCGCCTATTCCGCAACTATAGGAGGATTTGGTTCATTGGTTGGTGCGCCAGCCAATATTATTTTAGCTGCAACAGTAAATAATTTATATGGTGTAGAAATATCCTTTGCACGCTGGATGCTTTTTGGTGTACCAATGGTTATTATTCTTATACCTATTGTCTGGTTTTATCTTATTAAAATCGCTTTTCCGATGAATGTAAAGAATATACCTGGGGGGCGCGACATTGTTAAGAAAGATCTTAAAAATCTAGGTAAGATGAATTATGAAGAAAAAGTCATATTAACTGTATTTACACTCACAGCACTAGCGTGGATAACTCGTGGTTTTGTACTGAACAAATTTATCCCTGGTATCGATGACACCATTATTGCATTACTTGGTGGCTTAATTCTCTTTTTAATTCCTGCAAAAAGTAAAGAAGGTAATATTTTAGATTGGGATACAGTTCTTAAACTTCCGTGGGGAATTTTATGGCTTTTTGGTGGAGGTCTGGCCCTGGCAGCAGGTATTATGAACTCTGGTCTAGATAAGTGGATCGGTGGACAACTTACTAATTTCAGTAATGTTCCCATTTTCATCACGATTGCATTAATCGTTGGTTTAATTACTATGCTTACCGAGTTTACTTCCAATACAGCAACTGCCACAATGGTGTATCCAATTGTTGCTGCAGCTGCTGCATCACTGGGCACTGATCCAATAGTCCTGATGGTTGCTGCTTGTATGGGGGCAACGTTTGCGTTTATGTTTCCAGTTGCTGCACCACCAAACGCAATTGTATTTGCAACTGGTTATATAAAAATGGGATCTATGGCAAAAGCAGGCATATGGCTCAATTTGTTGGGAATAATCTTTTCTGTCATTATTGTTTATTTCTATGTTCCTATTCTATTTGGAGGGTTGATGTAA